From Vibrio artabrorum, a single genomic window includes:
- the citE gene encoding citrate (pro-3S)-lyase subunit beta has product MKMRRSMLFVPSSNAAMVSNTFIYDADAIMFDLEDSVSLREKDTARLILFNALRHPLYQDIETVVRVNALDSKWGRADVNAVVTAGVDVVRLAKTDSAQDVIDMEQAIAEAEQASGREVGSTKMLAAIESAMGITNAKEIAFASKRLIGIALGAEDYVRDIKTNRTPEGTELLFARCSILQAARAAGIQCFDTVYSDANNTEGFLKEAEHIKQLGFDGKSLVNPRQIELLHNLYAPTSAEVKHANAVIQAAADAEAKGLGVASLNGKMVDAPIIERARLVLERAKSGIREE; this is encoded by the coding sequence ATGAAGATGCGTCGTTCAATGCTGTTCGTTCCTTCGTCGAATGCAGCCATGGTGTCCAACACCTTTATCTATGATGCTGATGCCATCATGTTTGACCTTGAAGACAGCGTCTCTCTTCGTGAGAAAGATACCGCTCGTCTGATCCTTTTCAACGCACTGCGCCATCCTCTTTATCAAGATATTGAGACCGTAGTTCGTGTCAACGCGCTGGACTCAAAATGGGGCCGTGCTGACGTAAACGCAGTAGTGACTGCTGGTGTTGACGTGGTTCGCCTAGCCAAAACCGATTCCGCACAAGATGTTATCGATATGGAACAAGCAATTGCAGAAGCAGAACAAGCATCTGGGCGCGAAGTTGGTTCGACTAAGATGCTAGCTGCTATCGAATCTGCAATGGGGATCACCAACGCCAAAGAGATCGCTTTTGCATCAAAACGCCTAATCGGTATCGCCCTTGGTGCAGAAGACTATGTTCGCGACATCAAAACCAACCGTACACCAGAGGGGACAGAACTTCTATTTGCTCGCTGCTCTATCCTACAAGCAGCTCGTGCGGCCGGTATTCAGTGCTTCGATACCGTTTACTCTGATGCTAACAACACCGAAGGATTCCTAAAAGAAGCAGAGCACATCAAGCAACTTGGCTTTGATGGTAAATCTTTGGTTAACCCGCGTCAGATTGAGCTTTTACACAACCTATACGCGCCAACATCAGCTGAAGTAAAACACGCAAATGCGGTAATTCAAGCCGCTGCGGATGCAGAAGCTAAAGGCCTCGGTGTGGCATCTCTCAACGGAAAAATGGTCGATGCCCCTATCATCGAACGAGCTCGCCTAGTACTTGAACGAGCTAAATCTGGTATCAGAGAGGAATAA
- the citX gene encoding citrate lyase holo-[acyl-carrier protein] synthase yields the protein MFEGVPITAKDIMEFRDRIFAIQRAWQQLKAPQLISFTVNMMGNVKVNEATSRVFLQGCLAIDNWCNSTPLNIIKKQQFHHKAGFHYLVGLNHHSSDDIKQAMVNLENSLPLGRLMDIDVIAEDGKPLSRTKLGFDRRKCIVCDNSAKACARSQAHTPLQLRSAVLEMFK from the coding sequence ATGTTTGAGGGAGTGCCTATTACCGCCAAAGATATAATGGAATTTCGTGATCGCATCTTCGCTATCCAGCGTGCTTGGCAACAACTGAAAGCTCCACAACTAATCAGTTTTACCGTCAACATGATGGGAAATGTGAAGGTTAATGAAGCGACATCACGAGTGTTCCTACAAGGCTGTTTGGCTATCGATAATTGGTGTAACAGCACTCCCTTAAACATCATCAAGAAACAACAATTCCACCATAAGGCTGGCTTCCACTACTTAGTCGGGCTTAACCATCACAGCAGTGATGATATTAAGCAGGCTATGGTTAACTTAGAAAATTCACTGCCGTTAGGTCGCCTTATGGATATTGATGTTATAGCCGAAGATGGCAAACCGCTATCTCGCACCAAACTTGGCTTTGATCGAAGAAAATGCATCGTATGTGACAACTCAGCTAAGGCCTGTGCTCGCAGTCAAGCCCACACTCCATTACAGCTGCGAAGTGCAGTGCTGGAGATGTTCAAATGA
- a CDS encoding LysE family translocator — protein MEPLWIAMFTFAMIGAVSPGPVNIVATSTSANYGLKTSLWYVLGASITYATIVFCSGSLLRFLAIGIPDIAWLMKIVGTLFLLYLAKKIAFAPYQSIESISQDKAPNAWQGAFLQCINPKAWLVAMSGISLYVVDQPSSYIALLIFTMISLAACLVGVASWAFLGQAIRKVLHSEVKQTMFNRGMAGLLVVSIASIWL, from the coding sequence ATGGAACCATTATGGATAGCTATGTTCACATTTGCGATGATTGGAGCTGTGTCCCCCGGGCCGGTAAATATCGTGGCAACCAGCACTTCGGCTAATTACGGGCTAAAGACTTCGTTGTGGTATGTATTAGGAGCAAGTATTACTTATGCCACTATCGTCTTCTGTTCGGGGAGTCTATTGCGATTTTTGGCCATTGGGATTCCAGATATTGCATGGTTAATGAAAATTGTAGGGACACTTTTTTTACTCTATCTCGCAAAGAAAATTGCTTTTGCGCCATATCAAAGTATTGAATCTATTTCGCAAGACAAAGCCCCTAATGCGTGGCAGGGCGCATTTTTGCAATGTATAAATCCTAAGGCTTGGTTAGTTGCGATGTCGGGTATTAGTTTGTATGTTGTCGATCAGCCATCCTCTTACATCGCACTGCTGATCTTTACCATGATATCTCTAGCTGCATGTTTAGTGGGGGTAGCGAGTTGGGCATTTTTAGGGCAGGCGATAAGAAAGGTATTACACTCTGAGGTAAAGCAGACAATGTTCAACCGAGGTATGGCTGGACTACTCGTGGTTTCGATAGCAAGTATTTGGCTATAA
- a CDS encoding AraC family transcriptional regulator, whose product MAKERTVAFKQSTLLPNIEIRIADRSSACYDAHSHDEFSFGVIQQGAAQYRNLGSQHQIGGGDIVTINPADIRSCNPATVSWSYNMLFVDTHWMGNIQQQITGDRQNDYCAFLHNYERGYEVRNSFQRLYTSLVNGHSYLEAETHFYGFIEECFQQPNPDTLRATSVLPHLQRVKEKLLDNVEYNLRLSEIADEVGVSQYHLIRSFKRFYGLSPHAYLLDERIKRAKSMLKMGQTIVDTSNALGFSDQAHFQRNFKRRVAVTPRVYQSFFL is encoded by the coding sequence ATGGCGAAGGAACGCACGGTCGCTTTTAAGCAAAGCACCTTGTTGCCAAACATAGAAATTAGAATAGCGGATAGATCGAGCGCATGCTACGACGCACATTCTCACGATGAATTTTCGTTTGGTGTTATTCAGCAAGGCGCTGCTCAGTACCGCAACCTAGGTTCGCAACACCAAATAGGGGGTGGCGATATTGTTACTATTAACCCCGCAGATATTCGTTCTTGCAATCCTGCTACAGTAAGTTGGTCTTACAACATGCTATTTGTGGATACTCATTGGATGGGTAATATCCAACAGCAAATAACAGGAGATAGACAAAACGATTATTGTGCGTTTTTGCACAATTACGAGAGAGGATACGAGGTTAGAAACAGCTTTCAACGCCTTTACACTTCTCTTGTCAATGGTCATTCCTATCTCGAGGCCGAAACTCATTTTTATGGTTTTATTGAAGAATGTTTCCAACAGCCGAACCCCGATACTTTGCGTGCAACGTCCGTGTTACCTCACCTTCAGCGCGTAAAAGAAAAACTATTGGATAACGTTGAATACAACTTGCGCTTGTCTGAGATCGCGGATGAGGTGGGCGTTAGTCAATATCATCTTATTCGTAGTTTCAAACGGTTCTATGGGTTATCACCGCATGCGTATTTACTTGATGAGCGGATTAAACGTGCGAAATCCATGCTTAAGATGGGGCAAACAATTGTCGACACTTCAAACGCGCTCGGTTTTTCTGATCAAGCGCATTTTCAACGTAATTTTAAGAGGAGGGTGGCAGTAACACCAAGGGTTTATCAATCCTTTTTCCTCTGA
- the citD gene encoding citrate lyase acyl carrier protein, producing the protein MKICESAVAGTLESSDLFVEVEPSEEFSLWVSSSAIQFRDAIEQHVRGELNKLNVTNGQWRITDSGALDCIITARVQATALRGAKQQVLPWEKIV; encoded by the coding sequence ATGAAAATATGTGAGTCAGCGGTTGCTGGCACCCTAGAAAGCTCAGACTTGTTTGTTGAAGTTGAACCAAGTGAAGAATTTTCACTATGGGTTAGCTCTTCAGCAATACAATTTCGAGATGCAATTGAACAACACGTTCGTGGTGAATTGAACAAACTTAACGTGACCAACGGTCAGTGGCGTATCACTGATTCTGGAGCGCTAGACTGTATTATCACTGCTCGCGTACAAGCGACGGCCCTTCGCGGTGCGAAACAACAAGTCCTACCATGGGAGAAGATCGTATGA
- the citF gene encoding citrate lyase subunit alpha, with translation MESIKQNRKLRSDLKDAIVASGLKDGDTISFHHAFRAGDVLINDVLATIASMGFKHLTLASSSLTDCHAPLVEHVRSGVISKIFTSGIRGRLADEISAGIMETPVEIHSHGGRVHLVQTGELSIDVAFLGTPSADSFGNANAMVGKSRCGSLGYAMVDAQYAKHVVVLTEQLMDYPHSPASLTQDQVDSVVVVERVGDPSKIGGGATRMTTNPRELLIARKAADVIEHSGYFEDGFSIQTGSGGASLAVTRFLESKMVRNDITASFGLGGITATMVDLHEKGLIKKLMDVQSFDAHAADSLGRNPNHIEISANQYANPSSKGATVDQLDVVILSALEIDTDFNVNVITGSDGVIRGASGGHCDAAAGAKLTVVVAPLVRGRIPTLVKRVLNTVTPGESIDVLVTDHGVAVNPAREEVKARLEAQGIQTFAIEELQQRAELLVGTSAPIAYADKIVANVRYRDGSLLDQIKQVAK, from the coding sequence ATGGAATCTATCAAACAAAATAGAAAGCTTCGCTCTGATCTCAAAGATGCGATCGTAGCATCGGGCCTAAAAGATGGAGATACTATCTCTTTTCACCACGCATTTCGTGCTGGTGATGTACTCATCAATGACGTACTCGCTACCATAGCGAGCATGGGTTTCAAACACCTGACTCTGGCATCAAGCTCATTGACCGATTGCCACGCACCTTTGGTTGAACATGTGCGTTCTGGCGTTATCTCTAAGATCTTTACTTCAGGTATTCGTGGTCGACTTGCTGATGAAATCAGCGCTGGCATCATGGAAACGCCGGTTGAAATACACTCACACGGTGGCCGTGTTCACTTGGTCCAAACTGGTGAACTAAGCATCGATGTGGCTTTCCTTGGTACACCATCAGCAGACAGCTTTGGTAATGCAAACGCTATGGTTGGCAAATCTCGTTGTGGCTCTCTTGGCTATGCCATGGTAGATGCCCAATATGCGAAGCACGTTGTTGTATTAACCGAACAGCTGATGGATTACCCGCACTCACCAGCTTCGCTTACCCAAGACCAAGTCGATAGCGTAGTCGTTGTAGAGCGTGTTGGTGACCCATCGAAGATTGGTGGTGGTGCAACCCGTATGACGACTAACCCGCGAGAACTGCTTATTGCTCGTAAAGCGGCTGATGTGATTGAACACTCTGGTTACTTTGAAGATGGATTTAGTATCCAAACCGGGTCTGGCGGTGCTTCTTTAGCAGTAACTCGCTTCCTTGAATCGAAAATGGTGCGTAATGACATCACCGCCTCTTTTGGTCTAGGTGGCATTACAGCAACGATGGTCGATCTTCATGAGAAAGGTTTAATCAAGAAGCTTATGGATGTGCAATCTTTTGATGCTCACGCCGCAGACAGCTTAGGTCGTAACCCAAACCATATTGAAATCAGTGCTAACCAATACGCGAATCCTTCAAGTAAAGGCGCTACGGTTGACCAGCTTGACGTTGTTATCCTATCTGCACTAGAGATCGATACTGACTTTAACGTTAATGTTATCACCGGTTCTGATGGGGTAATTCGCGGAGCTTCAGGTGGTCACTGTGATGCCGCTGCAGGTGCAAAATTGACGGTTGTGGTTGCCCCACTAGTTCGAGGTCGCATCCCAACATTGGTTAAACGCGTACTCAACACTGTTACTCCTGGTGAATCAATCGATGTGCTCGTTACTGACCACGGTGTTGCTGTTAATCCTGCTCGTGAAGAAGTCAAAGCTCGCCTTGAAGCACAAGGGATTCAAACCTTTGCTATTGAAGAACTTCAACAACGAGCGGAGCTTCTGGTCGGCACATCTGCACCGATTGCATACGCCGATAAAATCGTAGCCAATGTGCGTTACCGTGATGGTTCTTTGCTAGACCAGATCAAACAGGTAGCAAAATAA
- the citC gene encoding [citrate (pro-3S)-lyase] ligase produces MNIAITNAQSIINLDDIKELLDTQGLRYEGDAEYFCTAHREDNELVGCVALVGNIVKYFAIKEAFKGEGLSRSMVTEILLTAHQLGRKSLSIFTTPDKVTIFESMGFTPLTSLNRNSVLLINRPDKLQQLQDDLRKQRVSGDKIGVVVINANPFTKGHAYIAEQSASQCDWLHIFVVNDNDQEFSFVDRFAMVKQGTSHLSNITVHAGNEFIISRRTFPSYFLKKSGLVNQLHAEIDCEVFKKYIAPSLAITHRFVGSEPNCAVTNNYNGVMKQNLPPQIQVTELERLNTEGSCISASTARRQLSQTASSIVNLLPITTINYLIEKCGYALQI; encoded by the coding sequence ATGAATATAGCAATTACAAACGCACAATCTATCATCAATTTAGATGACATAAAGGAGCTATTAGATACGCAAGGACTGCGTTATGAGGGGGATGCTGAATATTTCTGTACTGCCCATCGCGAAGATAACGAGTTGGTAGGCTGTGTTGCTTTGGTCGGCAACATAGTTAAGTACTTTGCAATTAAAGAGGCATTTAAAGGCGAAGGGCTATCACGCAGCATGGTCACTGAGATACTGCTAACCGCCCACCAACTTGGCCGTAAGAGTCTGTCTATCTTCACCACCCCAGATAAGGTAACCATCTTTGAGTCTATGGGCTTTACCCCTTTGACCTCACTAAATCGCAACTCAGTGCTGCTTATCAATCGTCCAGACAAGCTGCAACAACTACAAGATGATCTACGGAAACAGCGTGTATCTGGCGATAAAATCGGGGTGGTTGTAATTAATGCTAATCCATTCACCAAAGGACATGCTTATATTGCAGAGCAATCAGCAAGCCAGTGCGATTGGCTACACATCTTTGTCGTCAATGACAACGACCAAGAATTCTCTTTTGTAGATCGCTTTGCCATGGTCAAACAAGGCACATCACATCTCTCGAATATCACAGTTCACGCAGGCAATGAGTTCATCATCAGCCGCCGTACTTTCCCCTCTTACTTTTTGAAAAAGAGTGGCTTGGTGAATCAACTGCACGCCGAGATAGATTGTGAAGTATTTAAGAAATATATCGCTCCGAGCCTCGCTATCACTCACAGATTCGTCGGCAGTGAACCAAACTGCGCCGTAACCAATAACTACAACGGCGTAATGAAGCAGAACCTTCCACCTCAAATTCAAGTCACCGAGCTTGAACGACTAAATACAGAAGGAAGCTGTATTTCGGCTTCGACAGCAAGGCGCCAGCTATCCCAAACCGCGTCTTCAATAGTCAACCTTCTCCCTATTACCACTATTAATTATCTAATTGAAAAATGTGGCTATGCGCTACAAATCTAA
- a CDS encoding ATP-binding protein, with protein sequence MKFKIRILVIQSLVAVLIAIFCVFTTLGAIDSVLSNDRMHESRNLAMVLAVNSVVVQATKQKDTRALDSFFRHATHIQSDYVVITTEDGTRLYHTDPAKEIGKVQGESFQRVMRGEVVTLYHTGLSGLGIKTRAPIYDNHEIVGMVSVGYLESHVHSLATQYLVQTIMLAVVLLLSMLLFSWMFSNYVQQQLSGMTPAQIARAFRLRIGILNSVAEGVIAVDTSGKIMVINKSAINILGIEKLRESLFDSHVSEHCYPSDLFIPQAEEEVSETTVNINGETLLASRTIMRDEQKIIGYVVSFRPRNTPAMLQLMVRQVAKERDAMRVVTHEYANNMAVVSGMLEMQMYEQALKFIHKENNVLQQDLSQITGHFHPMVAALILSKKHRSSELGYKLTIVEGSSLRLNNSPLTADEVATILGNLLDNAYEAIAKTHRKEGEIELFVTDVGKEIVIEVYDNGIGISDDKKDKIFRDRFTSKEEDAAMHGVGLALIHGLVTRAGGDIVVEDNEPNGTVIGLFVPKLENESDK encoded by the coding sequence ATGAAATTTAAAATACGAATTTTAGTGATTCAGTCGTTAGTAGCCGTGTTGATAGCTATTTTTTGTGTGTTTACGACTTTGGGCGCAATTGACTCCGTTCTGTCTAACGACCGTATGCACGAGTCTCGAAATTTAGCTATGGTGTTAGCGGTAAACTCCGTAGTGGTACAGGCGACTAAACAAAAAGACACTCGCGCGCTGGACTCGTTTTTTCGGCACGCGACACATATTCAGTCTGACTATGTGGTCATCACCACTGAAGATGGCACTAGGCTATATCATACCGATCCAGCCAAAGAGATCGGTAAGGTTCAAGGAGAGAGTTTTCAAAGGGTAATGCGTGGTGAGGTTGTGACTCTATACCATACTGGACTGTCGGGACTTGGTATAAAGACACGCGCGCCAATTTATGACAATCATGAGATTGTAGGCATGGTGTCAGTCGGGTATTTGGAGAGCCATGTTCATTCTCTTGCAACTCAATATCTTGTTCAAACAATCATGTTAGCTGTTGTGTTGCTGTTATCTATGCTGCTGTTCTCGTGGATGTTTTCAAATTACGTACAACAGCAGCTATCCGGTATGACGCCAGCTCAAATAGCGCGCGCATTTCGTCTACGCATTGGTATTTTGAACTCGGTTGCTGAGGGAGTCATTGCGGTCGATACTTCGGGTAAGATCATGGTTATTAACAAGAGTGCCATAAATATTCTAGGTATAGAAAAACTGAGAGAATCCTTATTTGATAGCCATGTTTCAGAACACTGTTATCCGAGTGATCTTTTTATACCACAAGCAGAAGAAGAGGTGAGTGAAACCACAGTTAATATCAACGGGGAAACTCTACTAGCCTCGCGCACCATAATGCGCGATGAACAAAAGATTATAGGTTATGTGGTGAGTTTCAGACCACGAAATACGCCTGCTATGCTGCAGCTTATGGTGCGTCAGGTGGCGAAGGAGCGCGATGCGATGCGGGTGGTGACGCATGAGTATGCGAATAACATGGCGGTAGTGTCAGGTATGTTAGAGATGCAGATGTATGAGCAGGCCCTTAAATTTATTCATAAGGAAAATAACGTGCTCCAGCAGGATCTTTCGCAGATTACGGGCCATTTTCACCCTATGGTAGCAGCGCTTATTCTGAGCAAAAAACACCGTTCATCCGAGCTTGGGTATAAACTTACTATTGTTGAAGGTTCAAGCTTACGTTTAAATAACTCGCCTTTAACTGCCGATGAAGTTGCGACTATCCTCGGTAATCTGTTAGACAATGCTTATGAAGCGATAGCCAAAACTCATCGTAAAGAGGGAGAGATTGAGTTATTTGTCACTGATGTAGGTAAAGAGATCGTCATTGAGGTATACGATAATGGAATAGGCATTAGTGATGATAAAAAAGATAAAATCTTTAGAGACAGATTTACCAGTAAAGAAGAAGATGCCGCTATGCATGGAGTAGGATTGGCGTTAATCCACGGTTTGGTAACTCGTGCTGGTGGGGATATCGTTGTTGAGGATAATGAGCCAAATGGAACGGTAATTGGTCTGTTTGTCCCGAAACTGGAGAATGAAAGTGATAAATAA
- a CDS encoding response regulator, protein MINKIKTLVVEDKLELAEMIAAYIGQNPYYEVVGIASTLADAKFLQNTMQPHLIILDNYLPDGSGIEWLRRLRTSSASDVDVILLTATSDAQNVTSGIRLGAFDYLIKPLALISFNDVLNRFRDYYRTINGKTELKQSEVNRAYGVRRDSKVVDELPKNIDQLTLQRVIEAFGSETEQTSDSVSGLVGVSKTTARRYLEYAVNLGFLEASVSYGSVGRPTRIYKKVG, encoded by the coding sequence GTGATAAATAAGATAAAGACGCTGGTGGTTGAGGATAAGCTAGAGTTGGCAGAAATGATCGCCGCCTATATAGGGCAGAATCCTTACTATGAGGTGGTCGGGATAGCATCGACGTTAGCCGATGCTAAGTTTTTGCAAAACACCATGCAACCCCATCTCATTATCTTGGACAACTACCTACCAGATGGCAGTGGCATAGAATGGCTGAGACGACTGAGAACCAGCTCAGCTTCTGATGTGGATGTTATCTTGCTGACCGCCACCTCGGATGCGCAGAACGTTACTTCGGGCATTAGGTTAGGCGCTTTTGACTATTTGATAAAACCGTTAGCCCTTATTTCATTTAATGATGTATTGAATCGTTTCCGAGATTACTATCGGACCATAAATGGTAAGACGGAGTTAAAGCAGTCTGAAGTGAATCGAGCCTATGGAGTACGCCGCGATAGTAAAGTGGTTGATGAGTTACCTAAGAATATTGACCAATTAACACTGCAACGCGTGATAGAAGCGTTCGGCTCCGAAACTGAACAGACCTCTGATTCAGTTAGTGGTTTAGTTGGAGTGAGTAAAACAACTGCACGGCGTTATCTTGAATATGCAGTGAACCTTGGATTTCTTGAAGCGAGTGTCTCTTATGGTAGTGTAGGCAGACCGACACGTATCTATAAAAAAGTCGGTTAG
- a CDS encoding GntR family transcriptional regulator has product MNTAIKDLSLSANTKTRVSDKENTKSENLTEYLVEAIVNGELPPGSKISEPELAKRFEVSRGPLREAIMRVEGLGLIERIPHVGARVITFSADKLLELYAVREALEGMAARLAARHITQEELVGLEGLLSTHSKHIDEVEGSSYFHQHGDFDFHYRIIKASRNSKLISLLCDELYHLLRMYRYQSPRAQSRPKEALDEHKYILQAIRNRDEELAEMLMRRHISGSRLLIEQQIQSKDLE; this is encoded by the coding sequence ATGAATACTGCGATAAAAGATCTCAGCTTAAGTGCAAACACAAAAACACGTGTGAGCGATAAAGAGAACACTAAATCAGAAAACCTCACTGAGTATCTCGTAGAGGCGATTGTTAACGGTGAATTACCACCGGGCAGTAAGATCTCGGAGCCTGAATTGGCTAAACGCTTTGAAGTCAGTCGAGGCCCATTACGTGAAGCGATAATGCGAGTTGAAGGACTTGGCCTGATCGAACGCATTCCTCATGTTGGCGCGCGAGTTATTACCTTTTCGGCAGACAAACTACTCGAGTTATACGCAGTGCGAGAGGCATTGGAAGGTATGGCGGCTCGCTTAGCAGCAAGACATATCACACAAGAAGAGCTTGTCGGGCTTGAAGGGTTATTGTCGACACACTCAAAACACATCGATGAAGTCGAAGGGTCTTCTTACTTTCATCAACATGGGGATTTCGATTTCCATTACCGCATTATTAAAGCGAGTCGTAACAGTAAACTCATTTCGTTGTTGTGTGACGAGCTTTATCACCTATTACGCATGTATCGCTACCAATCGCCAAGAGCACAGTCTCGTCCAAAAGAGGCGCTCGATGAACACAAATACATCCTACAGGCGATTCGTAATCGTGATGAAGAGCTAGCAGAAATGCTAATGCGACGACACATCTCGGGTAGTCGATTGCTAATAGAACAACAAATTCAATCCAAAGATCTTGAATAA
- the prpB gene encoding methylisocitrate lyase, producing the protein MKLSAGAKFRQAVQDNDPLQIVGTVNPYCAMMAKNLGHQAIYLSGGGIANASYGLPDLGITTLNDVLVDVERITNACDLPLLVDIDTGFGGAFNIARTIRSMEKAGAAAIHMEDQVAQKRCGHRPNKAIVSQQEMVDRVKAATDARTDDSFVIMARTDALAVEGIDSAIERAIACVQAGADMIFPEAMNQLDQYVKFSAALKSATGKHVPILANITEFGQTPLYNCNELAQSSVDMVLYPLSAFRAMNKAAENVYKHLLIEGNQEALLDSMQTRKELYEHLNYHDYENKLDQLFSSEG; encoded by the coding sequence ATGAAGTTATCAGCAGGAGCTAAGTTCCGACAAGCTGTGCAAGACAACGACCCATTGCAGATCGTCGGTACGGTGAATCCGTATTGCGCGATGATGGCAAAGAACTTGGGGCATCAGGCGATCTATTTGTCTGGCGGAGGCATCGCCAATGCGTCTTACGGTTTGCCTGATTTAGGTATTACGACATTGAACGATGTGTTGGTCGATGTTGAACGTATTACTAACGCATGTGATCTGCCATTGCTGGTGGATATCGATACGGGTTTTGGTGGCGCATTCAATATTGCACGTACCATTCGATCTATGGAAAAAGCGGGTGCCGCTGCAATTCATATGGAAGACCAAGTCGCGCAGAAACGCTGTGGTCATCGACCCAATAAAGCGATTGTGAGCCAACAAGAGATGGTCGATAGAGTCAAAGCGGCAACCGATGCGAGAACCGATGACAGCTTTGTGATTATGGCGCGTACCGATGCATTGGCGGTTGAAGGCATTGATAGCGCGATTGAGCGAGCGATAGCTTGTGTTCAAGCGGGCGCAGACATGATCTTCCCCGAGGCGATGAATCAACTCGATCAATACGTGAAGTTCTCGGCAGCGCTGAAATCAGCAACGGGTAAGCACGTGCCTATCTTGGCCAACATCACCGAATTTGGCCAAACACCACTCTACAACTGTAACGAGTTAGCTCAATCAAGTGTCGACATGGTGCTTTACCCATTGAGTGCATTCCGCGCGATGAATAAAGCGGCGGAGAATGTTTACAAGCATTTGTTAATTGAAGGCAATCAAGAAGCTCTATTGGATTCAATGCAAACCCGTAAAGAGCTTTACGAACACCTGAATTACCACGACTACGAGAACAAGCTTGATCAGTTGTTTTCAAGCGAAGGGTAA